The Pseudomonas solani genome segment GCATGCCGAGGATCGGACCCACCAGCGCGCCCTGGGTCACCACGTTGTCCAGCAGGGTTTCCTGGGCGTAGATCTGCACCTCGCCGCGCTTCACCTGCTCCTCGCTGACGAAGCCCTTCACGCCGTTGATGTGGTCCGGGTGGAAGTGGGTGTAGACGATGGCCTTGATCGGCTTGGCGCTGATCTTGCGGAACTCCGCCAGCACCTTGCGCGACTGCTCGGCGGACTCGCCCGTGTCGACGATGATCAGCCCTTCCGGCGCCTCGATCATCACGCTGTTGGCCAGGTTCCAGCCCACCGCCGACCAGACGTTGTCGGCGATCTTGTAGACCTTCTCGTCAAAGTGCCGGGTGTGCTCGGCAAGCTCGGCGTTGATGCTCGGCTCCAAAGTCTCGTCGGGCAGCGCGGCGTCGGCGCCGAATGGCAGGGCGGCGGCCAGCAGCAGGCCGCCGAAGCGGGTGGTGATGCGCATGATGTCGGCTCGTTGTTGTTATGGGAGCAGACAGGCTGGCAGGCGCCGATCAATAATTCCAATGCATTCCTCTGCCGAAATCGATGCGGGATACGCATGAACGACCTACGCCAGCTCCGCCACTTCGTCGCCCTCGCCGAACACGGCCACTTCGCCCGCGCGGCCGAGGCGGTCAACCTCAGCCAGCCGGCCCTGAGCCGCAGCATCCAGGCCCTGGAGGCCAGCCTCGGTTGCAGCCTGCTGGACCGCGGCCCCCGGCAGATCACCCTCACCGCCCATGGCCGCCTGGTGCTGGAACACGCCCGGCGCCTGCTGGACGGCCGCCGCGCCCTGCACAGCGCCGTGGCCCAACTGGAGAACCTCGACAGCGGCGAACTGCGCCTGGGTGCCGGCCCCTACCCCGCCGCGCGCCTGGTGCCCCGCACGCTGGGCCGCTTCGCCGGGGCCCACCCGGGCGTGCAGGTGCAGTTGCGCATCGAGGATTGGCACAGCCTGCGCAGCCAATTGCTGGGGGACGCCATCGAGCTGTTCGTGGCGGACGTACGCGAGTTCGAAGGCGACCCGCTGCTGCACATCACGCCCCTGCGCCGCCACGCCGGCACCCTCTTCTGCCGCCCCAGCCACCCGCTGCTGCAACGACCCCGCCTGCGGGTCGAGGACCTGGCCGTCTACCCGCTGGCCGGCACCCAGCTGCCCGTCGAGGTGGCGCGCACCCTCGGCGCGTTGAACAACAAGGCGCAACCGCTGGGCATCGAGTGCGACAACTTCATGGTGCTCAAGGCCCTGGTGGCCGACAGCGAGGTGATCAGCATGGCGCCCTGGGACGTACTGGCCGAAGACGTCGCGGCCGGCCGCCTGGCGGTGCTGCTGCCGGTGGACAACCTCGACGCCCGCTCGGCCTATGGCATCGTCAGCCACGCCGGGCGCAGCCTGTCACCGGCTGCGCGGGCGATGGTGGAGTACTTGCTGGAAGAAGACGCCCAACCCATTACCGGCTACTGACAACTATCTGCGTTGCCATCGCTGCGTTGAAAACAGGCTCAAGAGGCTCATTTACGGCGCGTAAACTCCGCTCTCTCGCCCGTTTTCGCCTTGCGCTGGCTTCCTCGCCTAGGTTTCAGTGCTCTGCTTTAGCGACGGTTCTGCTGCGACCAGTCACTGCGGTGCGGGCGGATGGGGTTTTCGTGGGGGCGCACCTGGTAGGCCGGCGGCACAGCGTAGCTGGGGCGACCGCCGCCCTGGTTCCAGCCCTGTTGCGGCGGGCGGTTGCCGCCCCAGTTCTGCAGGCGCGGGGTGTAGTCGTGGCGACGCTCGTTCCAGTCCGGGCGCGGCGGGTTGCGGTTGTCCCAACGCCGCGAGTCGTGCCGGTTGTCATGGCGATCGTCGTGGCGGTCGTAGCGATGGTCGTTGCGCCCGTCGTAGCGGCGGTCATTGCGCGGCGGCTGGTAGGGCTGCGGGCGCACCTGGTAGTAGCGCTGCGGCTGGTAGATGCGCTCGGTCCGGTAGTAATAGGTCGGGGAACCCTGGTAATAGGCCGGCTGCTGCACGACATAGCCACCGCCGCCATAGCTGCGCGGGTAGCCACGGTAATCGTCGTCATAGTCGTAGACGGCACAACCACCCAGGGACAGGCCCAGTACTGCGATCAACATCGTTCGATAGGACATGGCGGCCTCCTTCGACCGCTGGGACGGCGCCAACGAATGTCGGCACCCGGGATTTCTCCCACAATCTTCGACACCGTTTCACACGGCCGGTGTGCATCCCTCCGTCGGCAAAATCCATTTCCAGTTATTACCGCGCACCAGCATGAAGCGCCCCGCCCCAGAGACGGGCACGCCCCGCCCCTTTACAGCGCTGGCATTCACTCCGCCCTGCCCCACAACGCCCGCCGCCAGCGGCTCGCGCCGGGTTGGCACGGCCTTCGCTAAGGATCAGGCGTGCAGGAGCAACCCGGTGGAAGCCGGGGTCCGCGGCACCACAACTTGCAATGGCTGGCTAGGGTTCCGGCTCGCGAAAGCGGGTGGCTGGTCCGAGAGCCGGCGACCTCCTCCGAGGTTACACGGCGGGACAAAAGCCCGGGAGAACGCGCCCCTGCATGCAGGGAAGTGCCGCGACGCTCCCGCTGTCCCTAACCGAACTGGAGGTCATCCATGCGCAAGCCCCGTCTGTTCGCCGTACTCGCTGCCGGCCTAGCCGCCGCCATCAGCTTCAACTCCAACGCAGCGCAGAAGGACAGCTTCAACGTCTGCTGGACCATCTATGCCGGCTGGATGCCATGGGAATACGGTGCCACCCAGGGCATCGTCGACAAATGGGCGAAGAAGTACGGGATCGACATCCAGGTCACCCAGCTCAACGACTACGTCGAGTCGATCAACCAGTACACCGCCGGCCAGTTCGACGGCTGCACCATGACCAACATGGACGCCCTGACCATCCCCGCTGCCGGCGGCGTGGACAGCACCGCGCTGATCGTCAGCGACTTCTCCAATGGCAACGACGGCATCGTGCTCAAGGGTGAAGGCAAGACCCTCGGCGACCTCAAGGGCCTGCCGGTGAACCTGGTGGAGCTGTCCGTCTCCCACTACCTGCTGGCCCGCGCCCTGGAGCGCGCCCACCTGGCCGAGAAGGACGTGCAGGTGGTGAACACCTCCGATGCCGATATCGCCGCCGCCTTCGACACCGACGAAGTGCAGGCGGTAACCACCTGGAACCCGATGCTCGCCGAGATCAAGGCCAAGCCCGGCACCAGCCTGGTGTTCGACTCCAGCAAGGTGCCCGGCGAGATCATGGACATGATGGTGGTGAACACCGAGACCCTGAAGGACAACCCGGCCCTGGGCAAGGCGCTGACCGGTGCCTGGTTCGAGATCGTCGCGCTGATGAAGGCCGGCAGCGCCGAGAGCACCGCCGCACTGACGCACATGGCCAAGGCCTCGGGCACAGACCTGGCCGGTTACCAGGCCCAGCTGGACGCCACCCGCCTGTTCGCCACACCGGCCGAGGCCCTGGAGTTCGTCACCAGCCCGAAGCTGCCGGCGACCATGGATAAGGTGGCCACCTTCTCCTTCGCCCACGGCCTGCTGGGTGAAGGCGCCAAGGATGCCCACGCGGTGGGCATGAGCTTCGCCAAGGGCGTGGTCACCGGCGACAAGGCCAACGTCAAGCTGCGCTTCGACCCGACCTACGTGCAGATGGCCGCGGAAGGGAAGCTCTGACCGCCGACACGGTTCCGTAGGTTGGTGCCAAGCGCAGCGCGGCCCAACGTTGGGCCTCGTTCCTCGGCACCAACCTACCCGCCCCCTATCACCGAGACCTCGCCATGCGCCTGATCAACCGCCACCCGGACCGTGCAGGAAGGCTGCTGCTGATCCTGCTGCCCTTCGCCCTGCTGCTGTTCGCCTACTTCACCGGGTCGGCGGCGCGGCTCACGGAAAACC includes the following:
- a CDS encoding LysR family transcriptional regulator yields the protein MNDLRQLRHFVALAEHGHFARAAEAVNLSQPALSRSIQALEASLGCSLLDRGPRQITLTAHGRLVLEHARRLLDGRRALHSAVAQLENLDSGELRLGAGPYPAARLVPRTLGRFAGAHPGVQVQLRIEDWHSLRSQLLGDAIELFVADVREFEGDPLLHITPLRRHAGTLFCRPSHPLLQRPRLRVEDLAVYPLAGTQLPVEVARTLGALNNKAQPLGIECDNFMVLKALVADSEVISMAPWDVLAEDVAAGRLAVLLPVDNLDARSAYGIVSHAGRSLSPAARAMVEYLLEEDAQPITGY
- a CDS encoding putative urea ABC transporter substrate-binding protein, encoding MRKPRLFAVLAAGLAAAISFNSNAAQKDSFNVCWTIYAGWMPWEYGATQGIVDKWAKKYGIDIQVTQLNDYVESINQYTAGQFDGCTMTNMDALTIPAAGGVDSTALIVSDFSNGNDGIVLKGEGKTLGDLKGLPVNLVELSVSHYLLARALERAHLAEKDVQVVNTSDADIAAAFDTDEVQAVTTWNPMLAEIKAKPGTSLVFDSSKVPGEIMDMMVVNTETLKDNPALGKALTGAWFEIVALMKAGSAESTAALTHMAKASGTDLAGYQAQLDATRLFATPAEALEFVTSPKLPATMDKVATFSFAHGLLGEGAKDAHAVGMSFAKGVVTGDKANVKLRFDPTYVQMAAEGKL